From a region of the Streptomyces tirandamycinicus genome:
- the tatA gene encoding Sec-independent protein translocase subunit TatA: MLPHIGPAEMLLVVLVVFLLFGARKLPEIARSLGRSARILKSEARAMRSDAPDVPDDPVRPHGQSALPSARAEPSGKPTEQPTGTRSADGGHSQDDLVA, translated from the coding sequence ATGCTCCCCCATATCGGTCCCGCCGAAATGCTTCTCGTCGTCCTCGTTGTCTTCCTGCTGTTCGGCGCGAGGAAGCTCCCTGAGATCGCGCGCTCTCTGGGCAGGTCGGCCCGCATCCTCAAGAGCGAGGCCAGAGCCATGAGATCCGACGCCCCCGACGTACCCGACGATCCCGTCCGGCCGCACGGGCAGAGCGCCCTGCCGTCCGCCCGGGCCGAGCCCTCCGGGAAGCCCACCGAGCAGCCCACCGGGACGCGCTCCGCAGACGGCGGCCACAGCCAGGACGATCTTGTGGCATGA